CGCCCAACGGGATGTTTATCCTGGGCAGGGCTTGTGGGCAACTTCTCTCCTTTCCACAAGCCCACAGCGCCGCTGGTGCAACCGTATCGCCGTTCAAATCCCTGACTACGCCTATGTCCCAACCCCCATCGGCTTGAATAACATCCGGCTTTTTCTCGGTTTTTATGACCTGAAAACGGGCGAGCGAATGCCCGTCCACATTCAGCCCGCCTTTGGCAGACCCAGCGAGGCAACGCGGGTACAGATCAGCACGGGGCGGCTAGACCCCCGCACGGCAGGCGCGAAAACGCCCAACCCAATGGCGGTCAATTTTGGCGGCGAAATCGAACTGATTGGCTATGAGGTAAATCCGTCCTCTCTAACGGCGGCGGCGGGCGAGGCTGTCGAGGTGACGCTTTATTGGCGACGGCTGCGCCCGCTGACGAACGATTACCGCGTCTTTGTTCAGCTTCTCCAGCCGAACACGACGAATGTGTTTGCCGCCAGCGATGCCATGCCCGCCGGATGGTCGCGCCCAACAACCACATGGGCGGAGGGAGAGATCATCCGCGATACGCATACCCTAACCATTCGCCCCGACGCCCCGCCGGAAACATGGCAGATCGTCGCCGGAGCATACCTTCCAGGCGAGGCGCAAACCTTCCAACGTCTGCGTATCGTCACCCCCGATGGGGGACAGGCAGAAGATTATGTCAGTTTGGCACGCTTTAAAATCCTCCCGTCCCCGTAGGGCGCCCCCGTGTGGTGACCCCCGCCCAACGTTAAACAGTTTGTCCGGTAACTAGAGTCTGTTGAGGGTGTAATCCCTTCAGGAGCGCTAAAGCAGCGGGCTAAGGCTAATCACCCCTTCGGAGCTTGCCCCCACCTCGTAAACAGAGACAGGGACTCTCGCCCCCTTTCCCTGCTTGCAAGGAAAGGGAGCAGGGGGGATAGAGGTTCTGTCTTTAAGCCCCAACGGAGTGGTCAGCCCTAGCACGGCGGCTTTAGCCCCACGCCCTTATTCTCGGAGAGAACTCAACATCGCCGCGTCTTTTTCAAGTTCCCCTATGCCGCTTTGCCCGATTCTGGTTAGAATGGTCAGGCACGTATAATTACGAACGGACTCAGCCGAAATGAGCGATCTGATCCTTCTCCCCCAACCTCAAAAATTAACCTATGCTCCGGGCGAACATATCATCACCGGGCAAAAACTGATTGCCATCTCGGATACCGAATACCTTTTTAGCGCTCAACGGCTGCGGGCGGCGCTCCAAAAGATTGGCTTGCACTGGGATATTGTCGTCGTCAACACAGCGCTGCCGCCCGAACAGGTCGGCGTCTATCTGATGCAGTTCGACTACGGTGGGACATTTGCCAAAACCCCTTGGTATGAACTCTCGATTGTCCCCTCGCACATCGTGATCACGGGCGACGAACGCCCTGAATCGGTCTGGTATGGCGTCTGTACGCTCATCCAACTAATCGAACAGTTTGGGCGCAAACTCCCCTGTCTAAACATTGAGGATTACCCCGACTTTCAACGGCGTGGCGTCATGTTGGACATCAGCCGCGACAAAGTGCCGACGATGGAGACTCTCTACGCGCTGGTCGATATGCTGGCAGGTTGGAAGGTGAACGAGATTCAACTCTACACCGAACATACCTTTGCCTACCGCGCTCACCCTGTCGTCTGGGAACATGCCTCCCCTATGACCAGTGAGCAGATCATGGAGTTGGATCGCTTCTGTCGCGAACGCTACATTGATCTCGTCCCCAACCAGAATAGTTTTGGGCATATGCACCGCTGGCTAATGCACGATAGATACCGCCCACTGGCAGAAGTCCCTGAAGGTCTTAATTGGGCGCTGTTCCTGACGCCCCGCCCCTTCACCATCTCTCCGGCGGTGGCGGGCAGCATCCACCTGATCAACGGACTCTACGAGGAACTTCTCCCCCATTTCACCAGTCCCTATTTCAATGTGGGCTGCGATGAAACCTTTGACCTCGGTCAGGGGCGCAGCGCCGATCTGATCAAGGCGCAGGGGAAAGGGCGTGTCTACCTCAATTTTCTGCTCCAAATTTACAAACTGGTCAAAAAACACGGGCGGACGATGATGTTCTGGGGCGACATCATCAAAAATCACCCCGAACTGATCAGCGAACTCCCCGCCGATTCGATTCCCCTAGAGTGGGGCTATGAGGCGGGTCACCCCTTTGACACCGATGGCGAAAAGTTTGCCAAAGCCGGGTTAAAGTATTACGTCTGTCCAGGTACGTCCTCGTGGCTCAGCCTGATCGGGCGGACGGACAACATGCTTGGCAACCTCCGCAACGCCGCCGAAAACGGCAAAAAGCACGGTGCGTTCGGCTACCTGATCACCGACTGGGGCGATTACGGGCATTGGCAGCCCCTTCCCGTCAGCTATGCCGGCTTTGCCTATGGTGCAGCGCTGGCGTGGGGGGTGGAAACGAACTTGGGGATCAACCTTGCGGCGGCGCTGGATGCCTATGCCTTTCGGGATGAGGCGCGGGTTATGGGGCAATTGGCGCTTGATCTCGGCAATGCCTACCTTCTCTCTGACGATTTACCTCATCTGAATGGAGCGCATATGGTGCGGGCGCTGTTCAACCGCTTGGACGATATTCGGACAAAGCCCTGGGCAGCCGGCATGACCGCGCCCGCCGCCGTCTCTCCGGCAAAGATTCGCGCCGCAATGTGGGAAGTGGATCGCCTTGCCGCCCGTTTGGAAAATGCCCGCCCCACCGACCCACTGGTACTTCCCGAATACCGCGTCGCCATTGGCTTGTGGAAACACGGCTGCAAGCGGCTGCTGCTTGCTGCTGGCGATCCCTCCATTACCCTAGAGAACATGGCGACGGATTTACGACGCCTGCTCTCCGATTATGCTGCGCAGTGGATGGCACGCAACCGCACCGGAAACCTCGGTGATAGCACAGCGCGGCTGATGCGCCTGTTTGGGGAATACGAGTGATCCCCCTACCCTTCTAACTTTGGGGCGGGAAAGAAGTCGTCGCCTAGCGCTAAAACGACCACTAGGCGACGATGAGAGGAACCCAAACCCTACGTTCCGCCTGTTCGCGTTAGCGCCGAGGATGCCGAATGTCCTCATGATTCCTCTTTTTCAATCTCGTTGTAGTTCGCTGGCGTAAAAAGACACAAAACCATGCACACCTTACAAAACCTGCTCACTGATTCGCTTGGGGCGGTCTATACGGCAGCATCCGTCGAAATCCGCCACCGCAACGCCGTGATCTACCGCGCCCAATTCGGCACCACAGACCGCGAGGGCGATCTACTGAACGGCGCTCCGGTGAAGAAAGACACCCTCTTTGACCTCGCCTCGCTCACGAAATTGTTCACCACGACGGCGTTCCTCCGCTTGGTAGAGGCGGGGCGGGTCAAGATCGATACCCCCCTCAGCGATATCTTGCCCGAATTCAGCGGGGCGCGTCCCATTCGCCCCTACGATGATCCGCTGAATCTCGGTCAGATGGTGAGCGTTGTCCCCCCCACGACAGAGACGGTAGACGCCAGCGCCATCACCTTTCGGCAGGTGTTAAGCCATTCCAGCGGCTTGCCCGCGTGGGTGAACCTCCGCCTTGCCGCGACGGAGGCAGAGCGCCGCCAGATGATCCTCGAATCCCCCTTTGCTTACCCCTCTGGCTCGCGGGTGGTTTACAGTGACGTTGGGTTTATGCTGCTCGGCTTGGCTATTGAGAAAATCACCGATGCGCCGCTGAAAAGCGCCCTGAATCGCCTCGTCATCCGTCCGCTGGAGATGGACGCCCGCTTTGGCAAAATTGCGGAGAATGTCCCGCCGACAGAATTTGATCAGGCATGGCGTGGGCGGCGCGTCTGGGGCGAAGTTCACGATGAAAACGCGGCGACACTGAACGGCATCGCCGGACACGCCGGATTGTTCGGCACGGCGTCGGACTGCGCCACATTGGGGCAAATTTACCTCTCCGAAGGAGGCGGGTTCATTGGCAAACGCTTGGCGCGGGAGGCAACGACACACCAGATCGCGGATCGCGGCTTGGGCTGGATGATGCGCAGCGCGGAGGGGTCAAGCAGCGGGCAGTTTTTCAGCGCAGAAAGCTATGGGCATACAGGGTTTGTGGGGACATCGCTCTGGGTAGACCCCGGGCGGAAAATTGTTGCTGCGCTGCTGACGAACAACGTGTTCTTCGGGCGCGACAAAACGGCGATTCTCGCCTTCCGTCCCCGTTTTCACGATGCGCTGATCGAGGCGTTGGGGTGAGGCAGGCGACCACAGGGGATCGCCCCGACAAGAGGGGCGGCGCTGATCGGTGAGTCGTTGTCGCTATCCTCTTATTTCAGCAAATACCAAACAAAAAAATGGGAAGCACACTTTCAATAGCATGAGTCTTCCCCAAATATACTAGAATTTATTTCAAAAATCCCTATCCCCCTACCCTCTTTCCCCGCTTGCGGGGAAAGAGGATGAACAAATTCTATCTGTTTATAGGGAGGGACAAGGGGTGGGGTTTTGAAATGACTTGTAATGATTACGAACTGATGCAGACTTTATGCGCAAAGATGTGGCGCAGATTGACGAGAGCAAAAGCAATGTGATGAGCCGCCAAAACGTGCGCCACTTTGCGGTCAAAGCGTGTGAGTAAAGCTCGAAACTTAGCAATCCTAGACCCCTCGGTTCTTTGGCGACTTCACCACAGTTCCACAGATGAAGTGGTCCCGATAGCTTGGTCTGAAACCCTTGCTGGGGAGCTTCAGAATGTAGGGCAATCCTATGGGCTGTATATCTATGAAGGTGATAACCACAACATTTCTACCAACTTTACTGCGGCGATGCAGCGTACTATGGCTTTCTTCAACGTGTTCGTAAGCGGGTCAAACGCATCAAATTACTTCTGATCTTTCGTGAGCCATATTGCCCTGAAATATGAGGGTGTATGCCATTTCGACTTCAACCTCAATCTATATAGGAGTTACGCACTTGCCCTTATCCCCCTACCCCCTTCTCCCTTAGGGAGAAGGGGGAAAAGAGGTTTTGAGGGGAAGTCCCCTCAAACTGCCCCTTTCGATGAATACAGGGAAAACAGGTTCAACTGCGTAAGTCCTACTATATTTCAGGGCATGTCTCAATAGGTCATCCAAATTTTGATGCGTTTACCCTAGCTTGATCTTGCTTATGTGTTGAGTCTGGCTTGACCCAACCGCTTCACCATTGCCGGGTCACGATGATCGAAGAAACTGCTGGTCTTGGTGTCGAGCGTGGCGATTGCCGCCATATCCTCAGCGCTGAGTTCAACATCGAACACATCGAAGTTCTCTTCGATCCGTGCCTTCCGAACGGACTTCGGAATTGCCACGACACCGCGCTGCGTCAGCCAGCGTACAATGATTTGCGCCACCGTTTTGTGGTGTCTCTCCGCGATGGAACGCAGCAGGTCGTTTTGGAAAATGTTGTGCTTGCCTTCGGCAAACGGACCCCCAGGATTCGATCTGCACCCCGTTGTTCTGCAAGAATTTCTGGGTGTCGATTTGCTGATGAAATGGATGGGTTTCAATCTGGTTGACCATCGGCACAACCGCATTGTGTACGATCAGATCCATGACGCGATCCGGGTAGAAGTTGCTCACACCGATGGCGCGTATCCAACCCTCTCGATACAGGTCTTCCATCGCTCGCCATGCGCCGTAAACATCGCCAAAGGGTCGATGAATCAGAAATAAATCCAGATATTCCAATTGCAGACGTTGCAAGGAGCGTTCGACGGCTCTAATAGCGATGACCCACGACGGAAATCGCTGCCATAGCGGTCTTGATCTCAGCGAGATCGTGGTCAGTCAACGCGATGTTCACCGCGCCGTTGTTTTCATTCAGGCGTTCGATCCTGCGGCTGCCCGGAATCGGCACAATCCAGGGTTTCTGAGCGAGCAACCACGCCAGCGCGATCTGTGCTGGTGTCGCCTGATACTCGGCACCAATCTGCTCCAGCAGATCGACCACCACTCGGTTGGCTTTCATCGCTTCCTGCGTAAAACGCGGGTTGCGTGCACGGATGTCGTTCTCGGCAAAGGTCGCGTTCTCATCAATTTTTCCGGTCAAATACCCCCGCCCCAGCGGACTGTACGGCACCAGACCAATGCCCAATTCTTCACAGGTGGGCAGGATTTCTGCCTCGATAGGAGTCCACCAGATGGAATACTCGCTTTGCAGCGCCGCGACGGGCTGAACAGCGTGCGCCCGGCGAATAGTTGGCGCGTCGGATTCTGATAACCCGAAGTGTTTGACCTTGCCTTCCTGGATGAGGTCTTTCACCGCGCCGGCAACATCTTCAATCGGCACGTTTGGGTCGGGACGATGTTGATAGAACAGGTCAATCGCCTCAACCCGAAGGCGCTTGAGCGACGCTTCAGCCACTCGCTTAATCTGTTCGGGACGACTGTCGAGACCCGCAGACGGATGGGGACCCTTTTCTCCATCGTGTTTGAACCCGAATTTGGTAGCGATCACGACCTGACCGCGAAATGGCTCCAGTGCTTCACCCACCAAGTCCTCGTTGGTGAATGGACCATAAACTTCCGCCGTGTCGAAGAAGGTGATGCCCCGATCCACTGCCGCATGCAGCAATTCGATCATCTCCTGCCGAGTACCAATCGGCGCATCCCCGAAGGTCATTCGCATACAGCCCAGACCAAGCGCCGAGACTTCCAGACCACTGTTTCCAAGTTGACGTGTTTGCATGGTAATTGCTCTCCTTTTAATTACAGACGACCAGCACGCATAGCGGCGATGACACCCCCATCGATGAGCAAATCGCTCCCGGTGATAAAATTGGCTTCGGCGAGATACGCAGCGGCAGACGCAATTTCATCCGTCGTGCCAACACGCTTTGCTGCCGATGTTCTGATCACTGCTTGATACCGTTCGTGCCCCGGACCTTCCATTTCCTCTTTTGCCAGAGGCGTTAAGATGATGCCCGGACTTATCGCGTTGAGGCGTGCGCCCCGATCCCCCCATTCCACGCTGGCATACTGGACACGCAGGGTGTTGGCACGCTTGGACATCATATACGCCGCGCCAGAATCCGATACAGCCCCGCTTATCACGATATACTTGGTGATGGGCAGGCGGTGGCGATCAAGGGAAACGAACGACGCCCGTCCTTCTTGTAAGAAGGCTGGTTGCAGTCCAACCAGTGAGGGTACTGCAATAAATACCAACAAGCCAAGCCAACACCAGAAATCCTACCGCAGATTGTAGAACGATTGAACCGTTAATCTAAGGTGGACTTTACACATGCGCCAATAAAGGGTAAAGAGGGGAAAACAGGGGGTGGGCGCAGCAGATGCGCCCCTACACAATGACCTCGCCGGACGCTACCCGCCCGTTGAAAGCGGCTGGTTGATCTCGATCAGCGTCCCTTCGGGGTCACAAAAATGCGCGGTGCGCAATGCCCACACGGGGCGATCTGTTGGTGGTGCGATCATTGCCACACCCTTGCCTTCCAACTCGCGCACGGTCTCATCGACATTATTCACCTCAAAAGAGAGCAGCAGGCGATCCTTTCCGGCGCTCATCTCCGGTTCGTCTCCCTTCCCAACAGCCTCCGCCATCATCCGCCGATCATACAAAGCAATGAAGGTATCCCCTGCGGAAAGTTCAACGTACACGCTGCCCTCCTCATCAAAACGGGCGCCAAAGCCCAAAATATCCCGATAAAAGCGGGTACAAGCACTTACATCGTTCACCAAAAGGCGGGTACTATGCAGCTTTAAACGCACTCACCAACCCTCCCTATCGTGTGTGCCGATTACAGAACAATTGTATCACGGAAAGGCGCGGCGAGTCAAGGGGAATCTTGCGATAAATAGAAGGGAAATCGCACCAAAATAATCCCCAAAAGCGCCTCTCAAAATTCGCACAGATGATCAGACAAGACGATCCGTTGAGAGGCTGAATCAGGGCGCTTGCGTCGCCAAAATTTGCCCGGTGGGGAAGGGTGGCGGCGTCACCGATGGCGGCGGCGTGGCGGTGGCAGTCGGCGTGAAGGT
This genomic interval from Anaerolineales bacterium contains the following:
- a CDS encoding VOC family protein, with translation MRLKLHSTRLLVNDVSACTRFYRDILGFGARFDEEGSVYVELSAGDTFIALYDRRMMAEAVGKGDEPEMSAGKDRLLLSFEVNNVDETVRELEGKGVAMIAPPTDRPVWALRTAHFCDPEGTLIEINQPLSTGG
- a CDS encoding SDR family oxidoreductase, whose product is MMSKRANTLRVQYASVEWGDRGARLNAISPGIILTPLAKEEMEGPGHERYQAVIRTSAAKRVGTTDEIASAAAYLAEANFITGSDLLIDGGVIAAMRAGRL
- a CDS encoding aldo/keto reductase: MQTRQLGNSGLEVSALGLGCMRMTFGDAPIGTRQEMIELLHAAVDRGITFFDTAEVYGPFTNEDLVGEALEPFRGQVVIATKFGFKHDGEKGPHPSAGLDSRPEQIKRVAEASLKRLRVEAIDLFYQHRPDPNVPIEDVAGAVKDLIQEGKVKHFGLSESDAPTIRRAHAVQPVAALQSEYSIWWTPIEAEILPTCEELGIGLVPYSPLGRGYLTGKIDENATFAENDIRARNPRFTQEAMKANRVVVDLLEQIGAEYQATPAQIALAWLLAQKPWIVPIPGSRRIERLNENNGAVNIALTDHDLAEIKTAMAAISVVGHRY
- a CDS encoding family 20 glycosylhydrolase gives rise to the protein MSDLILLPQPQKLTYAPGEHIITGQKLIAISDTEYLFSAQRLRAALQKIGLHWDIVVVNTALPPEQVGVYLMQFDYGGTFAKTPWYELSIVPSHIVITGDERPESVWYGVCTLIQLIEQFGRKLPCLNIEDYPDFQRRGVMLDISRDKVPTMETLYALVDMLAGWKVNEIQLYTEHTFAYRAHPVVWEHASPMTSEQIMELDRFCRERYIDLVPNQNSFGHMHRWLMHDRYRPLAEVPEGLNWALFLTPRPFTISPAVAGSIHLINGLYEELLPHFTSPYFNVGCDETFDLGQGRSADLIKAQGKGRVYLNFLLQIYKLVKKHGRTMMFWGDIIKNHPELISELPADSIPLEWGYEAGHPFDTDGEKFAKAGLKYYVCPGTSSWLSLIGRTDNMLGNLRNAAENGKKHGAFGYLITDWGDYGHWQPLPVSYAGFAYGAALAWGVETNLGINLAAALDAYAFRDEARVMGQLALDLGNAYLLSDDLPHLNGAHMVRALFNRLDDIRTKPWAAGMTAPAAVSPAKIRAAMWEVDRLAARLENARPTDPLVLPEYRVAIGLWKHGCKRLLLAAGDPSITLENMATDLRRLLSDYAAQWMARNRTGNLGDSTARLMRLFGEYE
- a CDS encoding beta-lactamase family protein is translated as MHTLQNLLTDSLGAVYTAASVEIRHRNAVIYRAQFGTTDREGDLLNGAPVKKDTLFDLASLTKLFTTTAFLRLVEAGRVKIDTPLSDILPEFSGARPIRPYDDPLNLGQMVSVVPPTTETVDASAITFRQVLSHSSGLPAWVNLRLAATEAERRQMILESPFAYPSGSRVVYSDVGFMLLGLAIEKITDAPLKSALNRLVIRPLEMDARFGKIAENVPPTEFDQAWRGRRVWGEVHDENAATLNGIAGHAGLFGTASDCATLGQIYLSEGGGFIGKRLAREATTHQIADRGLGWMMRSAEGSSSGQFFSAESYGHTGFVGTSLWVDPGRKIVAALLTNNVFFGRDKTAILAFRPRFHDALIEALG